The nucleotide sequence CTCAAGTGGGAGGAAGAAAACAAGCTGCAGACCATCTTAATACCTACACAAGTTTTATAACCACAAAAATGCTGACATCTCCCTCGTGGAAGCAAAATCACAAACAATTGCAGTCCTCTGACTAGATTTTCCTGATCAGAGATTTATGTTCATTCATGTCTTTTGTAGTTCCCATGTCCAGTAATATTTTAATAACTCTTGCTTGTGAAGATTTTTGGAATTCTACATGCCCATTTTTCTAttctgatggatggatggatggatgcttTTTAGTCGTAGCCTACATCATTCTGGAAGTTAGCTTCTTCTTCGTATCGAATTTTAGTTGTATGAGAATGATCGTATACAAGTAATTGTTCTATGAAAGCCAACATAAAGCAATTTATTTATAGAGAGTAGTAACCGTTCTcgttaagattcataatttattttcatatttttttatttattatggtttaaatattttatttttttattcattataaataaaattattattattaaataatttatttaatatcattaaaatttattattatgattcaaacgttataaatttgaattaatttttgatCGTTATGAgttgataataataaatatttttgatgggAGAACATTTATATAAACGAAGATTTTGGTCATTGGGCTAACATCTCTTTGAGGTCTAAAGGATTTctcacaccatctaaagcgagaattCTGAACCGAAAAAtatcaaagttcaagaagaaatcgtTGTTAAAATTCTTGACAATAATGGCTGGAGATACACTATTTCATTTTCACATTAGTttacatatatttttattataataatttaaaaatatattttggtatcaaaaaaatatctaaaaagcCAAGCAGCGAAGCGAATAACCCACCCATGAATAGGATAAGCAGTGGGAAATTGCTTGGTGCGATGATTTGAATCACCTAGGAAACATCCGTCATCATCCAAAATTACGGATTTTTTTCACCTAAGAAAAAAATTCTGGCCCTCCAAATTGTTCCCTTTTGTTCTAATGATTCCATTGCAATCTTTCTCATATGCTCTTCTCATGTTCCAATCATCCAAAATTGTCATGAACTTGACCTCCAGTTTTCTATCCAAGTCCTATTGTTCCTCCCATCTAAGATTGGGATTCCACCATCGCCATGCGAACCGATGCGCGTATTGTACTCTTTGGATGACTCCAGAAACACCAGGGCTCGTATCACCGGCCACCGGCCTGCCGAAATGATACGTGGATACGACTGGGGGTGATTGAGATCTGACATGGGAGGCCACGTGGCGATATTGGCGACGAGTTTTAATGATCGATATAACTGTCAGACCTTTTTATTGGTAAAAAAATCGAGCGTTACATATCCCAGCGATAAAAACACTGACATGCCAACTTCCGCACTGAGGAGAGAGCGTCGCAACGTTAGGTTAAGGTAAGAGCGGCGACCGATATCCCTCTCCCTATTTATAGGTGTGGTTCGCGACGACGGGAGGGAGTAGGGAAGCGAGACACGGAGACTCGGTGGGAGAAGGAGATGGAGGGAATGTACCCATTGGGAGTCATCGCTGCTTCGATCCTagcgtttctcctcctcctcgggaTCCATGGACGTTGGGGGAAGGGCCGGAAGGCCACTGGAAAGCGCGATTCCGGCGCGGTGGCCGCCGGATTTGGTGGGGCCGATGTTATCGTCGTCGGCGCCGGGGTCATCGGCTCCGCTCTTGCTTATGCGCTCGGGAAGGTGACGTCTCCTTCTTCTTTTATCGCCATTAAGCTTCCCAATAGTTATTAGCAGAGCAGCCAAAACTAGGATTTTTAGTCGATGCCAACATCACCACCCACGTAGCTATCTGTGTATTTATAGCTTGATAAGGGAAAGGTAAACCGGAATCGTGACGTACAGAGCGGCTTCATGATTCTGATTGTGCAGGATGGTAGACGTGTGCATGTCATCGAGAGAGATTTGGCTGAGCCGGACACAATTGTTGGTGAAGTCTTGCAACCTGGAGGTTGCCTAAACTTACTTGAGCTAGGGCTCGAGGGTAAGGCACCCGGCTGACCAGTCGGAGAATATATTTGAATGATTAGCTGCAATTTTGGCCGTCATGCTTGCGATTTCATACTCGTCCATTAATTTTGTGCACTGTAGATTGTGTCGACGAGATCGATGCTCAGCGGGTCCTTGGCTATGTTCTTTACAAAAATGGGAGACTCGCCAAACTCTCAATATCTCTGGAGAAGTATCATGTAGATGTTGCTGCCAGGAGCTTCCATCATGGGCGTTTCATCCAAAGATTGCGAGAGAAAGCAGCGTCCTTGTCCAGGTTATCTATCATCTATTCTGAAACTTTCTACTATCGTAGTGATACTCTTTTTTATTTCCTCGATCATACGAGACATAGGTATACTGTTCGGTTGAATGATGTTATACCTTATATGAGATATATGAAGCAATTTTCTATTGATTAGCTGTCATCTTatcattttttgttttttgtttttttgcaacATTCATTTAGCCTTAGACAGAATTCTACTAAGTCTAAGATTTTGTTTGATGCCAAAAACTTTCCTTTAGATATCTTTTCATTTAAGAACCTGATGTTATAAAATTCAGCAGCTTGGTAATGATTGAATACTTAGTCCAACTCGTAAAAGAGGCTGCATGTGGTTTATTATGAAATTTAACAGTTCAACATTGATCGAACACTTTGTCGAACCTCGAATCTGTAAAAGaaggttttttttgttttgttttttgtgCAAAGGATAAGTGGTGATGATAGGATTTGATCCTTGAACATTGTTAGCTAACATATTCATAGAGGCTTTTGTTAATGATCAATCCATATGAAGTTTTGAGTAAGGCATTCAAGGCGCCCTGCATCATGCTTAATTTTCAGTTACTAATTGAATAATTGAATTTTAAAAAAAGGATGTATCAGTAGGTCAATTATTGGAAAAGAAAAGTACTAaagaaataatcttcaatatcagTAAACGCTTTTCCTATACTATACTATTCAGCTATCGACATTGAGCTGATTAGATGGATCAGATTAGGTACAATGATGCTGGTACACTGAAGCATGATCAGATTAGGCAACACTTTTTTCCTGTTACTCTTAATACTGGTACAATGAAGCATCATTAGGATGCAAATCATCACTGTTACATAAACTAAATTTCATATACATTTCAAGACTTTTTGCTTCTATATTTCTTTAAAAGAAATTAAAGTTCAACCCCTTCTTTTCCAGTGTTCAGTTGAAGCAGGGAACTGTAACATCCTTGATTAAAGAAGACGGAATAGTTAAGGGGGTAGTTTACAAGACTAAATCTGGTAAAGAATCGAAAGCTTTTGCACCTCTTACAGTTGTATGTGATGGCTGCTTTTCGAATCTGAGGCACACACTCTGTTCCTCCAAGGTAAAAATAAATAGAGAACTtgaagtttcttttctttttcatttctctCTTCTAATAACTGCATTTATTCATTATAACAATTTGCCAAAAATTTCACCAGAAGTATCTCTTTTTGACATTCACTTGTATTTTGACAAGAATTTGTACACGTAAGCTGTGGTTGTAGCACTGATAAATTTCATTCTTACAGGTGGATGTACCTTCTTATTTTGTTGGTTTGCTTTTGGAGGACTTTCAACTTCCATTTCCGAACTATGTGCACTTTATCTTAGAGGATCCTTCAGTAGTATTGTTCTACTCAATAAGTAGCACGGAGACTCGCTGTTTGGTCGATGTCCCTGGGCAGAAGGTTCCTTCTATTGCGAATGGTGAAATGGAAAATTATTTGAAGACTATTGTGGCACCTCAGGTACTTTTGAGTGAGCATTGCAAATTAAGATGATGTCTTGTCGCATTAAGGAAATTTCTGTGCAATTATTGTTGTGAATTCTAGCATTCTGGTTAATCCAGGTTCCGACTGAGCTGCATGATGCTTTTGTTGCGGCCATTGATAAAGGAAACATCAGAACTATGCCATGCAAGAGCATGCCAGCTGATGCTCATCTTACACCCGGAGTCCTCTTGATGGGGGATGCATTCAATATGCGCCATCCCCTAACTGGTGGAGGAATGACGGTGGGCTTATCTGATGTAATCGTGCTACGTAATCTTCTTAGGCCTCTCCATGATCTCCATGATGCTGCTGCTCTCTGCAAATACTTGGAATCTTTCTACATTTTGCGGAAAGTAAGACAAAAGTGTTGTCCTTGTTTGATGCTGTGCTGCAGACTCTCCATGTTGTGCATCATACATATATtccttttttcttcctttgcagcCGGTTGCTTCTACAATGAACATGCTGGCAGATGCATTTTACAAATTATTCGGCGCATCACCTGATGAAGCTAGGAAGGAAATTGGACAAGCCTATTTTGACCGTCTGAGCCTTGGAGGTGGGTTTTCAAGTGTCTCTACTGCTTTAATCGGTGGTCTTAATGCCAGCCCACTGCATCTGGTTATCCACTTCCTTGTTGCTGTTACTCATGGAGTTGGTCATCTACTGTTGCCAATTCCATCAGTCCGGGGATTACGTGGTAGTGCGAGACTGATTTCTGTAAGTAGTGAAAGTTTCTAGTTTAGTTTAGCTGCTTAAATGTTCTTATGAGAAGTTGACGACTCATTTTGTCATGCTTCCTTTTATTTCAGGCTGCTGCAGGTATCGTTCTCCCCCTCATGAAAGCAGAAGGGGTTAGGCAAACGTTCTTCCCTGCTACTTTTCCTGCATATTATAGAGCTCCTCCTGCCCAACTGAAACAATAAGAACATGGTGATGGCCAGGACGGGGCCAACCTCAGTGTCTACCTTCTTCCCCTTATTTCTGCATATGTGCCATGTCCATGGTTTATTCGTCGGAATGCAtgtgatgtgtatatatatgtatatatttgtatatattgggAACATATGTGAGAATATACTAGTATTTGGattatgtgtgtatatgtatgctGAGATATCTGTATAAAACATATGCAGTGCTTATGTAAATTAAGCTCCCAAATTATGTGTCTCCACAACAAGATTGCATCGCTGCCACCAGCTTGCTTGCTCGTAAAAATATACCCTCCAGGGGATTCAAGATCAATTATTCGAGCGTCCGATCGTATTGCATGATAATTATTCCCCATCAAGGATTGAATGATTAAATGATAAGACCTGACATCAGATGAGAACATGTCGAATGATAATTATTCCCCATTAAGGATTGAATGATTAAATGATAAGACCTGACATCAGATGAGCACAAAACACGAGAGGCACGGATGTTTGCCCTTCTGGACTGGGACCAGTTATGATGGAGCAGTACATGGTCCTGCATAAGACATGGAGGCAAAATTTATCGATCCATCCAAGAATCCGTCAATCAACATGTAACTCAAACAAGCTGCAGACCATCTTAATATCTACCTAAGTTTCACAGAAATGCTGACATCTCCCGCTCTAGCAATCGAAGGATTGGACAAGAAATTAGCTAGCAATCGAAGAACTTGTACAAATGATGCTCTGCCATCAAGGAGTGACGCTGTTATTGCTCAGGACCAATTTTGTTCTCATGTCATATACAACCCAAATAAAATGAGCCCATCCACTTCAGTTGCTCCAATGCATCTAAGGATGAATTCACAATATCATATTGCCTCGGTTTGATATTCCACATGACTAGCTTGAAGTGAAAGATCCAACCATTGTCAAGGGTGAAGATGCACGCATGCGGGATGCATCACAAACTAAGATATTGCAATATGTTATCGACGAACAGCGCTAGTGAAGGTTGACTCATACAGCAAAATAATACTACTCGGTCGATAAATTTAATATGTATCTCGGTCATGAGTGTTCCAACAACTGCAAAGAGTCGAACTAAACTGGTTACAGATGAGGGCAATGCATTTATTCTTTGAAGTCACTATGAAGCTACTAGTTTAACTTCATTGTCCAACCCATCTTGTCCTCTGTAAGGCCCATCTGTAAACTGGTAAGTGAAGAATAGACCTGTTGAGATACAACCCCGATTCCGTTGTTCTTGTACTCAACCCTGCATCAATTTAACACAGCAAGATAAGACGACTGAACCAAACAGCATTGAGAACTATTGGAAGTGGCAGACAATTAGGTACATGAGCATATAGAGAACAGGTGGAAGACAATTATCAGAATGGAAGTGGCAGGAAGTGACCGTGAAAAGCCTTCCGAGATACAGAAAACCAGCTTTTAAGGCAAAAGGAATAATAAAAAAGATGCACCACACTGAACTCAAATAATTAGGCAAAGCTTGACTAACATCAGAATTTTATTAATGCACTTCTTCAAGAATATGGCAGAGTAACCACAAAAGCGAGAAACCAAAAGGATATCTAAGAGGCTCCCTCCAGTGAATATCCTGTTTCAGATCTTCAAACATCTAAAGTAGAAAGCAACCTCAAAAGTTTTATCCCTAGATCCAATTGGTAAAACATATAATATATCCGGTATCAAAAGAAGAATGGAACTACAAGAGAGATAGAACATACTTTCTTCCCAAATATGTTATACTTCCCACAGGAGAAACAACAACTGCCGTTCCCGTACAAAAAACTTCATCAGCATCAAGCAGTTCTTCCACTGACACAAGACGCTCCTCAACCTGCAAAGTTGTATGACTACCATGAGGAGAAAGGTATAATGATTATGAAAAagacaatattttttattataatactcTCATCGGGCAACTACATATTCACAAGTTGGTTAAAAATTCTGCTTTAGGAAAAGAATAAATTGAgcagaaaaaaaataatagattCAACTAATATCAACAAACATAAATGATTAATAATTAACTAAATCTATACCAACTTCAATATAAGAATGCTCAAATGGAGGCAGAaggaaaaaagaagcaaaaaaaaaaagcaacatgAGGATTTTTAACATATATATTCAACCCTGAACCTACAAAAGTAAGCacaattgttttcttttttccatcaagcTATTATGTGAAGCAATGAACACACCAAAATCCTTTTATGAAGTATGTAAAAGACAATTGGACTCAATACCTGATAGCCTTGACCACGAGCAACATCAATTATACTTTTCCTTGTAATGCCTGGCAATATTGTTCCTTTTATTTCTGGTGTTGAAATGATTTTGTTCTGTCAAAGAAAAAGTCATtcaatgtcataaaaatttggacTGCCTGCAACAATAGTGCCCGAAGAAGAAAAGATACTGTCCAAAGCAGCTTACTAAAAGATTCTATAGTCAACTGTCATCCATGCACAAGAAGaaagatatgctttgtcactgaTTATCACAAGAATTGACAAAGCAAATTTCAAAAGGAATAAAGAATATATAGAAGAGTTTAATATTTAAAACAACCAAAGAATATAGTTCTGAAGTACAGCATATGATTTAGCTAAAAGGCCAGCATGTGATGATGCAAAAAGTACACTTCAGAAATGTATTTTATTTATACACTGAGTCAAGGAGTATTGTACATTTTGCCAAGAAAGTAACCCTTAAACAAATGCCGATATATGAAAGACAAACACTGAAAAGTTGAAGCTCTTCAAGAAATGTTTTAATTCTAGTTCAATCATGAATTGATTAAGTATTAGCAGattaagtaacaaaataaagctgTAATTTCATGCTTTGGTGCCAGGTGGAAACATCACTGATTGCAAATAGTTCAGGTACATGCTTCAAAGCACCATAGACAAACAAGAGAATTCATAGCATCCATACCTTCACGACAAAAATATTACAAGATGAAACTTCCTCCAGATACTTCTTATGAACAGAGTCAAGATACAAAACGTCAGAGTAGCCATTCTCTTTAGCTCTCTTTTGTGCTTTCAGGACCTACATAAAGATGAGCAGAGAGGAATCATATTACCAAGAATGTAGACCATAACAATCCAAGTTTTACTAAGGACTTGAACTTGAAATTTCCAAAGCTTATCACTTAGCACTTTCAATTGCACTAAGAAACAACTCATGATGGAATAAAATGATAAAAGACATTAATACAACATCAACATTCACATGCAAGGGCCTCAAGGTTGCTAACCTAAGCAAAAAACATGGTCTTGGAGAAGTGGCCCTTTATCATTGATTGTACTGctacatcaaaatcatttatcATCTCTAAAAACCCTGCCCATTTCTCGAGTATATTAGCTGCTATAAAACAGCTGAAAGGATTATTAACCATGAAGTACTGCATAACTAACAACTTCCAGTTTGCTTTTCTGGATGTCTTGGTTAGGATTATGCAATTTATCCTCCAAATTAAGCATTATAGGAGGGTTTTGAGAATTATGCAATTACTCCTCCAAATTAAGTATTATAGGATGGTGGACTACAAAGTTTTGAAGTTTTACAAAACATGTGGCcagaaaaaaattcaaaatttcattttttattgttgTTCTAGGACATACATGTGACGAATTACATAAATACATAAAGAAAACAggacaataaataaaaaaaatcaaaagatcaTACTTAATAAAAAATTGCAATACCAAATGCACCTGACCACAATGTACTCCTTGTTCTTTTgtattctttttcaaattttaatataaaaagtaTAAAGCCAATTTCTAGATAAAATCAATGTATAAAGCCAATGTACTTCTTTAAAAATATTCATGCTCGATCATATAGATAAACAAAATATAAAAGATACAGAGGAATTAGTTGAATTAAAACACTTCAAGGCATAAACAAGTGGTTAGGCAAACATTTCTCCGTAGAGAACATGTTTCTTGTCTCGGTGCTAGTCATTTAACCTGTAAGCTAAGATAATTTTAAGGCAGCCATGTTGGTAGTAGGAGTTAAGTATGAACAAGGGAGGACCTTAATGGAGACTGCCAGGGTGAGTGCAAACAAATATTTCTTTACATCTTTCTCCACTAAAAATATTAGCAGGTTTCACCATTTTAAGATCATAATTCTTTTTCTATTGTAGTTTTTCTTTATTACAACTAtacttgatttctttgaattttataaaaaaaaaatcaccatCAATGTTATCATCAGGCTGCCAGACAGATTGAGTCATCATACCTCTTAAGTGCCTAGCCCTCTTTGGATTTCAAGCCAAGCAATCACTGAAACACCTAGATGAGACCTTTGATTTTCCCTTGTTACATTTGaaggtaatttttttttcaaaaaaatcacaaaaattagCATGCTTGTCATTTTAGGTAATGCAACATGTGCAGGTCTTGTTTATGTACTTAGTACAGAAGAAAAGAACATATTTATACATAACATGAATATGTTGAATTATACATACTCTTAATCATGCATGTTCTTAGCCATAATGCACATTGGATCTTCATCGTTACAATAGTGTTTATACTTATTTTTTGCTAGTAGTTCTATGCAGCACtttaaaaatatcatcaaataagtcacCTATAAAATTTAGAATGAAAATCTAACAACTCTTAGAATTAAAATTGGATGACCAATATGAAACAATGGGtaataaaaattacatcataTAAATTTACAGTAAAAAGTTAATGCAGAAAGGCTGCATATGTTCATAATATGTTTTGTGACAATGTAcagattattaaaatattttgcaAGCAATTTTTATATACAAGCACCAAATCTAATATTATCTTAAGAACTTTTCTCTAAGCATCTGCCGGTGTGCCTAAGTTTTCCACATAAGCTTGGTAAAGGATTACTGCTCATGACTGCCTAAGCATGTTAAcaaattatgtttttcatgttctACTGAATTTAGTGTGAAATCCCTCTTTCATAAATGAAGCCTGCACAAACTTATCAATTTAATGGAAGTTTCTGCATTCTAAACATTATGAGGAACTGAATCATTACACTAAACAACTTTGAAGAAATGAAGAATAAACTAAAATAGTATATAACTAGCAACTTCCATGGCGAGCAAGTGCAATGCCTTCTTTATGAGctctataaagtataaactacaCACTAGCGTGCCATAAAATAATCTATAGATGAGCATTATTTATATGTAAgtctttaattttatattttaagtatAGTGCAGTTCCAACTGACAGAATTTACGAAGCAACATACAGTCCAGACATCCAAATTGAGATGATAGTGTAAACACAGCCTATCTTCTCAAAAGTGGTCCAAAAGTAATTGTCAGACAATACATGACCCATCAAGAGCATAATAGAATGAGCATATGCAGAAATGCCAACAACAAGCAGCTGTCTACCGACAAAAGGTATGGTGTAAAGCTATGCTTGCCTACGGTCTACAGCAGATAAAGACCTTGAGCACAGTAAGAGCCTAAATGCTAAAGCAGTTATAAGACTCGCTTGTTCAACACTTGTAACAAATTCACTTACCGATGCATAATTTCCGATAGTCTTTACACCTCCAGTTCCACCTGGGGCTGCACGGTGAAACTCATTTTCAACTACCAAGTTTATTGGAGCTAAGCCCTCCTGAAAAGCATACTTCCACCTATTAGTTTGTTCTTTGCCAATGGAAACTAGTTCATCAGAATttgtaacaaaaaaatttaaacgcATGCGTAAAAACATTGCAGCATCAGGAGAAAgagataaagaaaataaaaggcaTCATAACATCCACGTACAAAAGATGGGTGAGATTACATAAGAATGCatagtttttatttttcaattgttCACATATActggtttgatgatatcatgttcACTGGAATTCTCcttcaattttatcaaataaacCTGGAGAAATTAGTAGCATACGATCAATTATTTCAATAACTAACAAAGGGTACAGGATGGAGAAAAAAGTGTTATTACTCAACAACCTCCAGAAGATTCAATTTCCCATCATGAACTTAGGGAACTATTTGTCCCCAATATCAAGCAATTTCAGACAAACCTAGATAACCAGGTAATTAATTTGTCCCAGCAATTTCAGGTTGGAAGCATCTGACGCCTTTGAAGATTCACTTTCATTTTTGCTTTTATTTTTGGTAATTAATTCTTGATTCTTGATGCTGTCATCTGGACACTTCTCATGCCCTGATCAATGCAAGTTTTCTTTAGAACTTCAATGAGGTCTCCTTATACCTTCTTCAGATGTTATCATACAAAGGTAGGCATACAGTGCATGATGCTGAAACAAGCATCACAGTTACAGATATGACGATGTTCTTTATGTTAGCTGGAAAAGAAGTGAACCAACCTAGATAACTTTCtagagaagcaaaaggcaaggttgaccaACCTTAAAATAGTTCCCAACAGGTGAGACAAATATAAGAAAGGTGTACTCAGAAGCTGGTGCAAGACCAAGAACAGTACCACTCCCAAAAAGGAGTGGTCTAATATACAAGGAACCTTTACCTGTAGGTGGTACCTGCATCGTAGAATCAAAGCAGTTTATGCATCTTAAATTCCATATAGATATGCTTAAACTTAAAGCTTGACAGTAGCATTAAAACTACCCAGCGTTTATTTGCCAAAACAGTGAGCTTCACGGCATCAACAAATTGCTCAACTGCTGGTGAAGGCATGCACATCCTCTCTGCACCCATTCTCATTCGCAAGGCATTTTCATGGGGTCGAAAAAGTAGAATAGAACCATCTTCCTTCTTGTATGCTTTTAAACCTTCAAAAAGTCCCTGAAATACAAACCATGAACATTCTAATAGACAAAATTTATTAAATTCATAAGAATCCAATATGATGCATAACTTCGAATTTCAATACATCTTGTATTCAAGTGCATGCATGCAACATACTAGCATCAACCACATGGTGATCGGCATCTATTTTTTGTATGATTCTCATTCAAAAGATAGTCAAGAAGTCAAAGAAACAAACTCAGTAAGTCACTAGAATGTTTGGGTACAAAATTAACGAACTTTTTTCACATCAAAATCTCAGTGACCCTCAGAAACTTAAGTTTCTCGATATTATGTTGAATTTAAAAGACAAGAAATCAGTACTCGAAGCATAGAAAAACAGAAGGCAGATCACAATGCTTCCACTAAGTATTTATCATCAACGGAGATGAAAAACAAGCCTGTATTGATTCCATTTCCAACAATTTGACGCTTGTCTTCCCAATTTTCAAAACTACGACTCAAAAATACACCAAGTGTTTTTCATTCTTTGAAAAGGAAAAAATGGTGATAGCAAATTGAGAACCATACACGTATTAAATTAATTATGTGAAATGCTACCATGATTATGCAATTTAAATGCAAATAAGTTGTGAGTTTCTAATTCTTTACTAACCTGCCCATAATTTAATACTCCAGATGATGGACTCAATTCAATGGGCCCATAACGAAGCAATTCACCTTTTGTAAATATTCCATCCTGGGAACATTTGGAAATGTACATATGATCAGTGGGCACCAGTCCAAATCCAAGATTATCCCAGTCCAAATTTATAGTTTCAACAGTTTCCCTGCCCAAACGCACAATTATTATCAGCATTTACCAAACAGCAAATAGAAACATAAGATACACTGAAAGGAAAACATTATAAATTTACTAATAAATTGTTTTCATCATAAGAAAAGTATaatcttaaaaaattattttaccaaGACTTCAAATACAAGTGCCCATACCTGTGCCAGTACTAAAGAGTTGGTGATATGTGGATACAAGTACGATAACAGTACTTTTTATCATAGTTTGCATTATCAGTCCATACCAGTGTAACGACTAGCTATTGATACGATACATACCGAGTAATATCGAACATACCGACACACGATATACTAGGATATACTGATGTACTGACCGTAGCGATCCTCTATCGGAttggtatgtaccacccgtaccgagcggtatgcttcGATACATCAAACCTTACTTTTTATACACCAGTACGATATCAAAATACTATGGTACAGTCTATGTACCTTAGTATTTAAAACATTACATATATATAAtggaattaaaaagaaaaaagagcaaGTTATTTCAGACAAATTTCAACAATAAATtaatacaacaaatggagaattacATTAGCGACAAATAATGGAAGTCAAGCATATCCCAATAACCAAAAACATCATCAACACTACTGAGTAAATTGTACTCCCTTTTATTTTGCATAAATAAAttcaaaacaggccaaaacaattAACATGACTATCAGTTGCATGGCCTGAAAATTATTACACTTCAAAATTGTGCTCAATGCCAACCAGTACGATTGGTAAAAAGTTTGAAACAAATCCAGTAGGATAGAGCAAGTTATTTCAGATAaatcttgataaaaaaacttagcacacaaaaatggaGATGTCAAATAGCCACAACTAGAGAAAGTTAAGCTATcaaaaaaaccaaaagaaaactcataatCACTCAAAATTTAGAAGGGAAGAGCTCCCTCCAAATTTACCTAAATAGATTGAAAACAGGACAATTTCTTGCAAGCAACATCAGTATGAGTGGAACAGACTGCTGCCGGTTTTTTATCTTAAGGGTTATTCATTCTCAATTGCAGATGCTCACATAAAGATATCCAATATTGACAAATGCAGTTGACAATTTTAAGTGATAAACGAATTGACTAAGTAGATTAGAAAAGTGAGTAATTGTCTTACTCTTTCTTGTCTAATAAAATTGACAATATCTCCCCTTCAGTGAACTTTTGAAACTTACAATTGAGCTTTGGCATACTTGTGGATAGAATGCAATGGAAATACAGACCTGGACttcaaattcaaaaataaaattact is from Musa acuminata AAA Group cultivar baxijiao chromosome BXJ3-8, Cavendish_Baxijiao_AAA, whole genome shotgun sequence and encodes:
- the LOC135645646 gene encoding squalene monooxygenase SE1-like, with translation MEGMYPLGVIAASILAFLLLLGIHGRWGKGRKATGKRDSGAVAAGFGGADVIVVGAGVIGSALAYALGKDGRRVHVIERDLAEPDTIVGEVLQPGGCLNLLELGLEDCVDEIDAQRVLGYVLYKNGRLAKLSISLEKYHVDVAARSFHHGRFIQRLREKAASLSSVQLKQGTVTSLIKEDGIVKGVVYKTKSGKESKAFAPLTVVCDGCFSNLRHTLCSSKVDVPSYFVGLLLEDFQLPFPNYVHFILEDPSVVLFYSISSTETRCLVDVPGQKVPSIANGEMENYLKTIVAPQVPTELHDAFVAAIDKGNIRTMPCKSMPADAHLTPGVLLMGDAFNMRHPLTGGGMTVGLSDVIVLRNLLRPLHDLHDAAALCKYLESFYILRKPVASTMNMLADAFYKLFGASPDEARKEIGQAYFDRLSLGGGFSSVSTALIGGLNASPLHLVIHFLVAVTHGVGHLLLPIPSVRGLRGSARLISAAAGIVLPLMKAEGVRQTFFPATFPAYYRAPPAQLKQ
- the LOC135645648 gene encoding branched-chain amino acid aminotransferase 2, chloroplastic-like isoform X1, whose amino-acid sequence is MEHGLLPHRLRAEHGSLLASSFPAASLSAGRKRHHFPSSSSVKIQNQFHSMSSLVLGASSTIRCEATEASVYRETVETINLDWDNLGFGLVPTDHMYISKCSQDGIFTKGELLRYGPIELSPSSGVLNYGQGLFEGLKAYKKEDGSILLFRPHENALRMRMGAERMCMPSPAVEQFVDAVKLTVLANKRWVPPTGKGSLYIRPLLFGSGTVLGLAPASEYTFLIFVSPVGNYFKEGLAPINLVVENEFHRAAPGGTGGVKTIGNYASVLKAQKRAKENGYSDVLYLDSVHKKYLEEVSSCNIFVVKNKIISTPEIKGTILPGITRKSIIDVARGQGYQVEERLVSVEELLDADEVFCTGTAVVVSPVGSITYLGRKVEYKNNGIGVVSQQVYSSLTSLQMGLTEDKMGWTMKLN
- the LOC135645648 gene encoding branched-chain amino acid aminotransferase 2, chloroplastic-like isoform X2, which encodes MEHGLLPHRLRAEHGSLLASSFPAASLSAGRKRHHFPSSSSVKIQNQFHSMSSLVLGASSTIRCEATEASVYRETVETINLDWDNLGFGLVPTDHMYISKCSQDGIFTKGELLRYGPIELSPSSGVLNYGQGLFEGLKAYKKEDGSILLFRPHENALRMRMGAERMCMPSPAVEQFVDAVKLTVLANKRWEGLAPINLVVENEFHRAAPGGTGGVKTIGNYASVLKAQKRAKENGYSDVLYLDSVHKKYLEEVSSCNIFVVKNKIISTPEIKGTILPGITRKSIIDVARGQGYQVEERLVSVEELLDADEVFCTGTAVVVSPVGSITYLGRKVEYKNNGIGVVSQQVYSSLTSLQMGLTEDKMGWTMKLN